The sequence CCAAAAACTTGAACGAAGAAAAACGAGACTTAATGCTTGCCAGTTTTAAAGAAATCAGTAAAGACCCGCAGCGCGATAAAATAGCGAGCCTTGATAAAGCCATCAGCATGCATTTAGAAAAAGATGCAAGCATCACTAAGCAAATTTTTACCTTTCTTTATGAATTTGTCCATAAGCCCATTAATGAAAGCGACAATACCGGCCATTTAGACATCATGGGCGAACTGTATAGCGAATTTTTAAAATACGCTTTAGGGGATGGTAAAGAATTGGGCATTGTGTTAACCCCACCTTATGTCACTAAAATGATGAGCGAACTTCTAGGGGTTAATGCAAAGTCTTTTGTGATGGACTTGGCCGCAGGGAGTGCGGGCTTTTTAATTTCTTCTATGGTGCTAATGATTGAAGACATTGAAAAAACCTATGGCAAAAACACCACTAAAGCGAACGAAAAAATAAAAGCCATGAAAACCACGCAACTTTTAGGCGTAGAGCTTAACGCTGAAATGTTTTCTCTAGCCACCACTAACATGATTTTAAGAGGCGATGGCTCAAGTTTGATCATCAAAGGCAACACTTTTGAAACCAAGAAAAAGATTTATGAGGATTTTAAACCCAATATCCTTTTATTAAACCCTCCTTTCAGCCATGAAGAAAACGGCATGCCCTTTATTAAATTCGGATTAGAGCATATGCAAAAAGGCGGTTTAGGGGCGATTATCATCCAAGATAGTGCAGGGAGTGGGCAAGCGTTAAAATCCAATGTGGAAATTTTAAAAAAACACACGCTTTTAGCGAGCATTAAAATGCCCACCGATTTATTCATGCCGCAAGCTGGGGTGCAAACAAGCGTCTATATTTTTAAAGCCCATGAACCGCATGATTATGAAAAGCCCGTTAAATTCATAGACTTTAGAAACGATGGCTTCAAACGCACCAAAAGAGGCTTGAATGAAATCTCTAACCCCACTAAACGCTACGAAGAAATCATTAAAATTTATAAAGCCGGCTTAAACGCTAAAGTCTCTAAAGAACTATGGGGCGATTTAGAAACGATCTATATTGAAGATTTTATCGCTAAGCCGCACGAAAACAAGCATGCTAAAGACTTTAATTTTGAAGCCCACCAAAAGAATGAGACCAAACCCGCGCTAGAGGATTTTAAAAGAACGATAGCCGATTACCTTTCTTATGAAGTGGGCTTGATTTTAAAAAACCAAACGCCCCCAAAGTGACAGGCCCCTTAGCAGCCAACTCAACGCTGTTAAGTGGGGCGAGTTCAGATTAGGGGATTTGTTTGAAGCGAGTAATGGCGATTTTGACATCCAAAAACGCCACATTAATCATAGGGGCGAATTTGTCATTACCGCAGGGCTTAGCAATAATGGCGTTTTGGGGCAAAGCGATATAAAAGCAAAAGTTTTTGAAAGCCATACCATTACTATAGACATGTTTGGTTGTGCGTTTTATCGCAGTTTTCCTTACAAAATGGTAACACACGCTAGGGTATTTTCTCTCAAACCTAAATTTGAGATTAGCCATAAAATCGGTTTGTTTTTATCCACGCTATTTTTTGGTTACCCTAAAAAATTCGGCTATGAAAACATGTGTTCATGGGCAAAAATTAAAAATGATAAAGTCATTCTACCCCTAAAACCCACCGCTAACACTAAAACCCTCGATAGTATTGATTTCAACTTCATGGAAAATTTTATAGCCGAACTTGAGCAGTGTCGGCTCGCCGAACTTGAGCAGTGTCGGCTCGCCGAACTTGAGGCTTACTTAAAAGCCACAGGGCTAAAAAACACCACCCTTTCTGGCGAATAACAAAACGCCCTTAAAGCCTTTCACGAAAACGCCTTGAAATGGCAAAGCTTCAAACTGGGGGATTTGTTTGAAGTGTTGTCAAGTAAGAAAATTTATCATGCTAACACGATAAAAATTCATGACACGCAAATAGAAAACAGCTATCCTTATGTCGTGCGCGCTGCAACCAACAATGGTATAAAAGGCTTTATTATGGATGACCCTATATTTACCAATGACAAAAATACCCTTTCATTCGCACAAGATACTTTCACGGTGTTTTATCAAAAACAACCTTATTTTACAGGCAATAAGGTTAAAGTTTTAAAACCAAAATTTGCTTTCAAAAGCCCTAAAATTTTACATTTTATAAGCGCGATTTTACAATTTATTTTAAAACCCTTGACTTGGGGGCTAGGCTCTACAACAGAAAGTATTGCAGAGTTTAAATTTTCACTACCCCTAAAACCCACCGCTAACACTAAAACCCTCGATAGTATTGATTTCCATTTCATGCATACCCTCATCAACGCCCTAACGAAACAAACCGTTCAAGGCGTGGTTGCATACAGCGGCGCTCAAAAAGAAGCCGCAAAAGCCATCATCAACCAAGAAACACCCGTTCAAAAAGACTCGTTGTTTTGAAACCAAAACAAAGGGCTTAAAACGCCGCATTTTCTCTTTTAAACGCTTTTAAAATCAAAAGAGCTTCTTTTTCTTTGCTATAATCAGCCTAAAAAACCAACTTTTTTAACACAACAAAGGACTGTTATGCAAGAGATTTTTTTATGCTCCATTTCCAACGTGCGCAGTGGGGATTGCAAAGAAGATTGCGCTTATTGCACGCAAAGCTCGCACCATCAAGGAGCGATCAAGCGCTATAAATTTAAAGATGAAAAAGTGGTTTTGCAAGAGGCTAGGGCGTTAAGGGAGCTAGGGGCTTTAGGGTTTTGCTTGGTTACTTCAGGGCGCGAATTAGACGATGAAAAATGCGAATATATCGCTAAATTAGCCAAAGCCATCAATCAAGAAGAATTGGGCTTGCATTTAATCGCATGCTGTGGGCGCGCGGATTTAGACCAACTAGAGTTTTTAAGAGACGCAGGCATTCATAGCTATAACCATAATTTAGAGACTTCGCAAAATTTCTTCCCTAAAATTTGCTCCACGCACACATGGGAAGAAAGGTTTATCACATGCGAAAACGCTTTAAGGGCGGGCTTGGGGCTGTGCAGCGGGGGGATTTTTGGGCTTAATGAGAGCTGGGAAGACAGGATTGAAATGCTTAGGGCGTTAGCTTCACTCTCCCCGCACACCACGCCGATTAACTTTTTCATTAAAAACCCGGTTTTACCCATTGATGCAGAAACTTTAAGCGCGGATGAAGCCCTAGAATGCGTGCTTTTAGCCAAAGAATTTTTGCCTAACGCTAGGCTTATGGCAGCTGGGGGGCGTGAAGTGGTGTTTAAAGATAACGATAAAAAGGAAGCCAAGCTTTTTGAATACGGCATCAACGCAGTGGTGTTAGGGGACTATTTAACCACCAAAGGCAAAGCCCCTAAAAAAGATATAGAAAGACTGCTCTCTTATGGCTTGAAAATGGCGGCAAGCTGTCATTAATGAGAGAACTTTTTAAAAGCATCAGAGGGTTTTTGTGCCTTCTTAAAATGATTTTCCCCCAGCGCTTGAAAAACGCCTTTTGGGGGTTAAGCGAGTTGTTTTACTACGCTTCAAGCTTGAGTTTTTACACGATTTTGTCCTTATCGCCCATTTTGTTGTTTGTGTTCAGTCTTTTTGTGTCTGATTACATGCAAGCGCACAGCGGTGAAGTGGAAGCCTTGATTTTCCCTAACGCCCCCAAACTCATTGGTGCGATCAAGGATTTTTTGGAAAACTTTAAAAAAACCAATACGGCATTAGGCACTCTTGAAGCGGTGTCTATTGTGGTGGCGTTGGTGTTGTTTTGTGAAAATTACCGATCCATTGCATCCAAGATTTTTGATGCAAAGCCTAGGGATTATGCGCGTTGCAGAGGTAAAGAAATCTTTTTGTTTTGGGGGTTTGGCACGACTTTAGTGTTTTTATTCGCTTTGCCTTTGGTGGTGTTTTTTGACATTAAGATCCGAGTGTTTTTTGAAGATAAAAATTCAAGTTTGTTGCATGTTTTAAGATGGATGGGCACTTATGCGTTTTTTTTAATCCTTTTTACCATTCCCACTAATAAGGTGTTTAAGCATTATTTTTGGGTGTTTTTGTGGGTGTTTTTCACGAGCGTTTCTTGGCATGTGCTGAAATGGGCTTTCACTTATTATGTGTTGTATAACCGCACTTACCATGAGCTTTATGGGAGCGTTTCTATTTTATGGTTTTTGATGAGCTGGGTGTATGTGAGCTGGCTTGTGATTTTGATTGGCATGCATGGGTGCAAGGTGTGCGACGCATGCGATCCTAAAGAAGCGTTTAAGAAATTTTTAGGCTTTTTTAAAAAAAGAAGCTTGATATGAAAAAGTTTTCTTTGGATCTATTCTAAAAATTTAAAACTTATAGCTGTATGCCGCATAAAATAAGGGCGAAGTCTCAAAGCGTTGGGAATCAGAAAGCAATCTTGCAGTGGGTAGGATTTTAAACCCCACTTCAAGGCGGTGTCTTAAAAAAAGCGTGAGCATAACCCCTCCATCAATCACCAAGCCGCCCGAATACACTGCATGCCTGAAAAATTTAAAATCCTGCCTGTCTGCATAAACAACTAAAGCCCCCCCAGCCCCTCCAAACGCCCCCAAATAATGCTTATAACTCCCCAAAGGGAATTCCATAATAATATCCAAACCCACCGCAAGCATGGTGAAAAAAGAGTTGGTGGGGTCTTTATGGCGTTGGTAATTCACCCTCCCTGCCCCAAGATCCCATGCAAAAACCCCTCTAATGCCGATATATTTCCTAAAAAAACTCTGCACGCCGGTTTTTAAGTTGAAGGTCACGATCCAGTTTTTCACTTCCTTGCCTTGGTAATCTTTAATGGCTTCTAGGGCGCCAAAACCTCCTAAAAAATACCAACCGCTTTTCTGGCGCGTGAGTTTTTGGCGGTTAATGATGCTTCTGTAAAGCTTTTCATGGGCTTCTTTGTATTGGGCTTTAGAGGGGTTTTTGATGGGCGTTGCATCAAGGCTTATAGCTATCAATTCCGCTATCAAGAAACCATAAACGGATTTTTTAAAACTTTTGAGAATGGTTATTCCTTTATTAAGGTTGTTTAATTGTTTAACTTATCATTGTGCTAAAATAATTTTAACAAACTAAAATTGATTAACAGATTTTACCTAATCTATAGAGAGAATGTATTTTAATGGAAACAGAGAAACAAGAATTTTTAGAGATGCGTAAAGATGGATCTGGCTCTGTGCTGATTTTAGGGGGGGATTGGGATTTTAGAACGAGCGTGTTTCTTTTAGATGAGCTTAAAAAAACCCTATCCAACCATCAAGGGCGTTTGAAAATGGATTTTTCAAGGTGCCAAAAAGTGGATTTTGTTTTTGGCATGTTCTTGTTTGATCTCATTAAAGAGCGCTCTTTAAACATTGAGTTGTGCAATGTGAGCGAGAGTAACGCCTGCGCTTTAAAGGTGGTCAGGGACTGGCTTGAAAAAGATGGAAATATTGAGTCTCAAAAAACGATCAAAAAATACGAACTTGTGGTCACTAAAATGGGCAAAAGCATTGTAGAGACTTACAACACCTTTTTAAACGCACTCAATTTTTGTGGCATGATTTTATTCTACTTCATTAAAGGGGTTTTTAACCCCAAGCGTTTTTGCTTCACCCCATTAGTTTATCACATCAATGAATCTGGGTTTAAGGTTTTGCCGGTGAGCATTTTAACGGTGTTTATCGTAGGCTTTGCGATCACTTTGCAAGGGGCTTTGCAATTGCAAGATATGGGCGTGCCTTTAACGACGGTTGAAATGACAGCCAAGCTTGCTTTAAGAGAGATCGGCCCTTTTATTTTGACCCTCGTGGTTGCCGGAAGGAGTGCGAGCAGTTTTACCGCGCAAATTGGGGTAATGAAAATCACTGAGGAATTGGATGCGATGAAAACCATGGGCTTTAACCCTTTTGAGTTTTTGGTGTTGCCTAGGGTGTTAGCTTTAATCATTGTGCTGCCTTTAATGGTGTTTATTGCCGATGCGATCGCTATTTTAGGGAGCATGTGCGCGGTCAAATACCAATTGGATCTAACCTTTTCAAGCTATGTGGATAGGTTCCATAGCACGGTGACTTGGAATCATTTCTGGGTAGGGATTATCAAAGCGCCTTTTTGGGGGTTTGCGATTGCGGTAGTAGGGTGCATGCGTGGGTTTGAAGTCAGGGGGGATACTGAAAGCGTGGGGCGTTTGACCACTATTAGCGTGGTGAATGCCTTGTTTTGGATCATCTTCTTAAACGCCACCTTTTCTATTGTCTTTTCTCGATTGGGTATATGATGGCCGTTATTCAAAATCAAGCGTTGATTGAAGTGAAAGATCTCCATAACGCTTTTGGGAGCACCGTTATTCATAAAGGCGTGAGTTTTAGCGTGCATAAGGGTGAAGTGATGGCGGTTTTAGGAGGGTCAGGGAGCGGTAAAAGCACGCTTTTAAGGAGCATGGTTTTACTCAATCGCCCCACTAAGGGGGAGGTGCTGCTTTTTGGGAAAGACATTTGGAAAATCAAAGAAGAAGAGCAACGAAAGATTTTTAACCGTTGCGGTATTTGTTTCCAGTTTGGTGCGCTTTATAGCTCACTTACGGTTTTAGAAAACGTGGGGATCATGCTAGAAAAATACGGCACTTATTCTAAAAAAAACATTGTAGAAATTTCTAAAATGTGGATTGAAAAAGTGGGCTTGCCCGCTAGGGCTTGCGGCCTTTACCCCTATGAATTGAGTGGGGGGATGAAAAAGCGCGTGGGTCTAGCTAGGGCTATGGCGACCAATCCTGAGATTTTATTTTTAGATGAGCCTACAAGCGGATTGGATCCTTATAGCGCGGGCAAATTTGATGAGCTGATTATGATGCTCAAAGAGAGCTTGCAGCTTACGGTGGTGATGATTACGCATGATTTGGACTCCGTGCATGACTGCGTGGATCGGTTTATCATGCTTAAAGACGGGTTATTAGAATTTAACGGAGATTTAAAAGATTTTATCAAAAAAGCCCAAAATCAAGGACTTGATGAGGGTAATTTATTCAATTCAACGCGAGGAGAGAAATTTTGGAAAGGCATGTGAATTACACTTTAATTGGCGGGCTCTTCTTTTTATGCTTAATTTTTATGGTAGGTTTTATTTTATGGCTAGGGCATGTGGGATTAGATGATGGGAAATACCACCGCTATGTGGTCTATACGGACAAGGATTTAGGGGGCATTGCCACGAATTCGCCTATCAGCTATAAGGGGATCCAGGTGGGCAATGTGGTGAAAGTGGGTTTTGCAAAGGATAAAGTGGGGGTGGTGCGTTTGGACTTGATGATTAAAAACAGCGTTAAGATCCGTAAAGACTCCAAAGTGGTGGTTTCTTCGCAAGGGCTTATGGGGTTAAAATACCTCTCTTTAGAGCAAAGCCACAATGAAGAATTTTACAGCAGTGACGATAAAGAAGAGCGGGTTTTGATCTTTAAAGAAGGGTTTATAGGGCGCTTGAGCGGGGACGCTAACCAAATGGTTAAAGAAGCGATGAAAGTCATCAACAATGTCAATAGGGTGCTGGATAATGAAAATATAGAGAAAGTCAAGCACATTCTTTCTTCAGTGGATGATCTCATCGCCAATTTAGACGCGAGAAAAGTGCAATTTGACTCTTTAATCAAAAACGCTAATAATCTTGTTTCTAGTGCTAATGATGTGGCTTTAAATGTGGATAAACGCCTAAAAGAAGGGCAATACGACTTTAAGGCGATGTTCACTCCTTTGATTTTGCAAGCGGAATTGAGCTTAAGGAATATTGATAATTTTGTGCAAAAAGGTTCTGCATTGATGGATAAATTTGACGCCGATCCTTATAAAACGATTTTTGGAGAAAGGAAGTAACCATGAGAGCCGTTAGTGTCAAAATTTTTTCGCTTTCGTCGGCATTAGCTTTGTTGCTTCAGGGTTGCTTGAGTATCAATTTAAAACAAGTGCTGCCAGAGATTAAAACCTATGATTTGAATGCAAGTTCTTTTGAAAAATCCCAGTGCGCTAAACCTTTGGCTGAAGTGTGGTTGGTTAGCATTTTGAGCGCGGATTTGTTCAACACTAAAGAGATTGTGGTTAAAACACAAGACGGGCAAATCACTTACAAAAAGCGCCAAAAATGGATAGATTTGCCTCGCAACATGCTAAAAACCATGTTCATGCAAGAGGCTGAAAAAGCGTGCTTGAGCGTGGCTTTGCCCCCTTATGGCGTTGGCGTGCCAACTTATGCGGTGCGTTTTACGATTTTATCGTTTTCTCTTTTAGAAGAGGGGAATGGCGCTTATAGGGCAGAGTTTGCACTAGGGTATGATATTAGCGTGAAAGGCAAATCCCAATCAGGGATCATCATCAAGCATGAAAATATTTCCAGTTTGGAAAACAAAAATGCCCATGCGAGCAAAGATAACAATCAAAATTTTCAAGAAAGCGCGATACAATCCCTTCAGCATGTGAGCGTGCAAGCGGTGCAAGAAGCGATCTCTTTGATTAAAAAAGCGCTTGAAGAGCAAAACCCATTAAAAAAGTAAGGAGTCATGATTTTGAATTTGCGATTGGTTGGAATGAGCGTTTTGATAGCGTGTGTTTTTTCGGGGTGCTTTTTTTTAAGAGTGTTTAACAAAAAGCTTTCTAGCGATGATTGGCATATCCAAAAAGTGGAGATGAACCATCAAGTGTATGATATTGAAACCATGCTCGCCGATAGCGCTTTTAGAGAGCATGAAGAACAAGACTCTTCTTTGGATACGCCTGAAGACAAGACAGCAGCCGCAAATAAAGAGCAAGAGAGAAAAGAAAAAAGAAAGCATTGGTATGAGCTTTTTAAAAAGAAGCCAAAGCCTAAAAACTCTATGGGAGAGTTTGTGTTTGACCAAAAGGAAAACCGCATTTATGGGAGAGGCTATTGCAACCGGTATTTTGCTAGCTATGCATGGCAAGACAGCAAACGCATTGAAATTGGAGATAGTGCGATCACCAGAAAAGTGTGCAGAGACGATCAGTTGATGGCGTTTGAATTGGCGTTCATGGAGAATTTTAAGGGCACTTTTATGATCACTAAAGGCAAGGGCACGCTTGTTTTAGACAACCAAAAAATGAAAATCTATTTGACAACGCCTTGAGTTGGTTTTTATTTCAAAATGTTCTAATTTTATAGAGAGGTTAAAAAGAAAATCTTTTAACTGCTTTTTAAAATTTGTTTAAAACTCATTTTCTTAAGGGGATAGGGGGCGTTTTGAAATCCCCTACAACCCCTAACTAAAAATCCCCTAACTTTCAATAGCGCTTTTTAAAACCCATCGCTTGTTAGCTTTTGTTAAAACTCTTTTGATTAAGGTTTGTTTTGATAAAAAATTCCATTGTATTTTTTAGTGATCTCATCTATCCCCCATGCGTCTTCGTTAATATCGCCCAAGTTTAAATAATCTTCGTTAGAATCCAAAAGCTTGCAACAAATCTCTTGCTGCTCTTTTAAAGCTAAATGTTGGAATTCTTCGCTATGGATGTGATCGATCTCATAATCTGCACGTTTTAAAATGCGCGCGTTTAGAGTGTTAAAGATTTTTAAGCATTCGTTGGTGTTTTTAGCGTTAAGGATTTGTCTTTTAACCTCTAAATTCACTTCTTTTAATTCAGCATAGACAAAACTCCCACCCCCTTTAAAATCGCATTTTTTAGAAATGCCCCCTTGCTCGCCCTCTATGACTTTTTTTAACCTTGCTTTGGTGATATTTTCTATATAGTCCATTTGCTCGATGCCAATGTAGCGGCGTTTCATTTTGTGTGCCACCGCGCAAGTCGTCCCGCTCCCGGCAAAAAAGTCTAACACGAGGTCGTTTTCTTGGGTGGAAATTTCTAAAATATCTTTAATAAGTCGTTCGGGTTTTTTGCCAGCTTTCCATACTAAATTTGCTTCTTTATTGATATTCATCATATCTTTATAAAAGCCTCCCCACCAATCTCCCCTTATTTTTCTTAATCCAATTTTTGCGTCAAAATCATCAGTTTCGCCAATAGCATCACTTAATTTAAGAAGTTGTCTTATAATATTATTTGAAGTTTTAAATATTAAATATTGATTATATTCTACAATCTCTCCACTATTAAGATTGCTTTCTTGTTCTTGCGTGAAATTAAAATTAATCTCAGCATTATTATCTCTGTAAATATTATTCGCATTTTTATGGACAAAATCTCTAAAGTCTTTATCATCATTGTAAAGAGCCACGATTTTGTCTTTTGTTATATTCTCATACTTACTTTTTAAGAAATTTAATAGTGTTTCTCGTTTTTTAGTTTTAGGATCTATATAGATCGAATAGTGTTCATCCCATTCTTTAGCCACATAAAGAGAACGGATAAAACTAAAATTCTCCATATTTTTTGAATAAATTAAAATATATTCGGCATTTTTAACAATATTTCCTTTTTTAGCCGAAGCCACTTTCATGCCTTGCGTTGTTGATAATTCTACATGCAAATTCGCCACAAAATTCTCCCTGCCAAACACTTCATCCATTAAAACTTTTAAATAAGCCTGTTCGTTATCGTCGCATTGCACAAAAATCACGCCATTATCACTTAAAAACTCCCTAGCCGCTTCAAGCCTGTTTTTCATAAACACCAGCCAAGAGCTGTGGTTAAAATTATCGTTGTAATTAAAGCTGTCGTTACCGGTATTATAAGGGGGGTCAATGTAGATGCATTTAACTTTTTTAGCGAATTTCTTTTTTAAAGAATGGAGAGCGATTAAGTTATTGCCTTTGATAAGGTAGTTCGTGTTTTTCTCTTTTAAAGCGTTTTCTAAATCGCCTTTCCCATGCATTTCAAAATGGCACAACACTTTTGGACTTAAAAGCGTGTCAATTTCGTTTTTATGCAGTATTTCATGGTAAAAAAGCTCGTTAGATTTGGTGGCGTTGTCTTTAGCGTTGCCTAGTAAAACATTGTCTTTAAAAGGGAAATTCAAGACGACCAGTTCGCTGCATTTTATCAAACGCCCTTGTGAAAATAAACCTATTTGATTTTTAAATCGTGTGAAAGAGTTTTCTAATTCTCTTGTTTCTAAACATTCTAATAACGCCTTTTCATCAAATACAAGCGAGTTGGCGATAGTTTTAAAAAAGTGTTTTTTGTAGTCGTTAGCGTTTTCATTCTCAAGCATGAAGGTTAAAAGCTTTTCATCATGCTGTATGATTAAGGTCGCTAAGCGTTCTTTAGTGAAACGATGGATTAAAGTGTCTAGTAGGTTTTTTAACATGGGGAGTCCTTGAAAGTTTGATTGAAGGCGGTTACAAATCCGTCTTTTACGACGCCATTATGGAGCGTGAAAAAGGGCAAGCCTTTTAAATGGAGCTTTTTATTGTGGCTTTTAAGCGTGGCCTTTTCTAGCATTTCTAAAAATTCTTCTTTCCAAGCGTTAGAATGCTCTAAATGTTCGCCCTTAACTTCCATATAACAAGTGAAACCTAAAAATTCATCTTCGTGCGTTTGAGCAAAAAGGATAAAATCAGGCTCAAAGCCTTGCCCGTAATAAGGGCCTTCTATGTTGCAAAAAACTTTTAGTTCAGTAAAATGGTCATTTCTTAAGATGCACCACTCTTTGAATTTCTTGTCTAAAATCTCTCTATGGTCGTTGATAAAAATTAGAAAATCCCTTTCAGTTTCGCTGTCTAGCTTTCTCATGTCCTTAAAAAGCAGCCATTCATAAGGGTTTTTTTCAAATTCGTTAGCGCTAAGGCTTTTGTTATGCGTTTCAAATTCTTTTAATTCTAATTCGCTCACGAAGGGTTTATCTTGTTCTTTTAAAAGCGTGTCTTTTAGGTTTTCAATGATATAAACAGCGAGTTCTAAAAGTATTTTGTTGTCATCAAACTTTTGGTTTTTATGAAAGTTTGTTTTTAATTGAGAGATATACCGCTCTATAAATTCTACTTTATTGTTGAAGGCATGTTTTTTAAAAGCCTTTTTAAGCGTTTTAAAATCCAGGTTTTTTAAATTCAGGGCTTTTAAAAAATAGTTTATGGGGATTTTATCTAATTTGTGGGTCTTATGATAAGTTTTATCGCCTTTATCTTCTTTAAAATCCACTTTCTTTTCACGAACGCCAAAGGCAAATAAGGGGATATGCAAACTTTCGAGTTTGACTTTAACAGGACCTGTATAGTCTTTAAATAGGTTTTTTATTTTTATCTTTTTATTGCTCGCATAGTAGCATTTGAAATGTTTGGTGGGTTTTAAAGGGATAGTCTGTTTTTCATTTGCAAATCCTAAACCTGAAGTTTGTAACTCTTTTTTTAATTTGGCGATAAACTCGCTGTCATAAATAGCATGGTAGTCTAATCTCTCTAGCGCGCTTAAGGGGTCGGAGAGGTCAAATTTGCGTTGGTAAAACTCTATGCGGCTTGGTTTAAAATCGTTGTAACTAAAGGGGTAATACCTAGCCCCTCGCCCTATGAGTTGGGCGTCTTTGGTGGTGTCTTTTTGATTTGCTTTATTTTTAAGCCTGACGATATCAAACAAGTTCAGCACATCCCACCCCTCATTGAGTTTATCCACGCTAAAAATCACCCTTTTAGGGTTGTCTCTGTCTTCTAATGAGTTCAATAAAAGCATGCTCTTTTCTAATTCTTTTTCATTATTGGTGTTAATCTGGGTGCTTTCTTTGAATTTCGTTTGTAAGAATGCGGCAAGGTTAGCGGTGTGGTTTTTTGCATCAAAAAAGTTTTTAGCGTTTTTAAAAAAGGCGTTGTGGCTGTATTTGAAAAAATCTTCTAAATCTAAATGGCTTAGATTCTTTAAAAAGGCGTTGAAACGCTTTTGATTGTCTTCGCTCTCGCTAATCCTTTCGCTTTTAAACAAAATACAAGGTTTAAAGTTTTCAATATTGTGGTGTTGGGCTAACAATTCTTTATATAAACTTGAAACGCATGCCCCTAAAAATCGTGTTTCTAACGTTTTACTTTCATAAGAGAGCGAGTAGATATTTTTACAAAATTTATCCTTGCTAAATTCTTTTAAGGTGTAAGTTATCATCTTCAGGTTTTTATATTTTTCTTCAACGCTTTTTTCTTTAGGGATAGTGGCGCTAAATTCCAGCAATAAATTGTCTTTGTTTTGTTCTAGGGCTAATTTCACGACGCTTTCCCAATTGCGTTTTTCACTAGACTCAGTATCATTTAATTTCTTTTTGGTCTCTGTGTTTAAATGGTGCACTTCATCCGCTAAAAAAACTAATTTTTGATCTTTTAAATCCTCTATTGTGATAGCGTTTTCTTTAGCCTTGGTGAATAATGAAAACAAGCCCTGAATGGTGCTAAAATAGATGCTGATAGCGCTATCATTGCTCTCGTTTAAATGATTGATGCTTTTAATTTCTACGCTTTTATCGTTGATATTGATATTTTCACTAAAAAGGTATTTTGATGAGACGCTGTCTATAAAATTCAATTTGGTTTTTTCTAAAATGCTTGCACTATTCACAAAAAAGATAAAGTTTTGATAGCCTTTCTTATAGCATTCTAAAATCAAACCTGCCATCACTAAAGTCTTACCGCTACCGGTTGCCATTTCAAACATGAAATGCTTTTGAGTTGGGTTAGATTGTTTTCTTTCTAAATAATTATGTATCGCTTGCTTTTGATAATCTCTAAGCT comes from Helicobacter acinonychis and encodes:
- a CDS encoding META domain-containing protein, with product MNLRLVGMSVLIACVFSGCFFLRVFNKKLSSDDWHIQKVEMNHQVYDIETMLADSAFREHEEQDSSLDTPEDKTAAANKEQERKEKRKHWYELFKKKPKPKNSMGEFVFDQKENRIYGRGYCNRYFASYAWQDSKRIEIGDSAITRKVCRDDQLMAFELAFMENFKGTFMITKGKGTLVLDNQKMKIYLTTP
- a CDS encoding site-specific DNA-methyltransferase, with the protein product MLKNLLDTLIHRFTKERLATLIIQHDEKLLTFMLENENANDYKKHFFKTIANSLVFDEKALLECLETRELENSFTRFKNQIGLFSQGRLIKCSELVVLNFPFKDNVLLGNAKDNATKSNELFYHEILHKNEIDTLLSPKVLCHFEMHGKGDLENALKEKNTNYLIKGNNLIALHSLKKKFAKKVKCIYIDPPYNTGNDSFNYNDNFNHSSWLVFMKNRLEAAREFLSDNGVIFVQCDDNEQAYLKVLMDEVFGRENFVANLHVELSTTQGMKVASAKKGNIVKNAEYILIYSKNMENFSFIRSLYVAKEWDEHYSIYIDPKTKKRETLLNFLKSKYENITKDKIVALYNDDKDFRDFVHKNANNIYRDNNAEINFNFTQEQESNLNSGEIVEYNQYLIFKTSNNIIRQLLKLSDAIGETDDFDAKIGLRKIRGDWWGGFYKDMMNINKEANLVWKAGKKPERLIKDILEISTQENDLVLDFFAGSGTTCAVAHKMKRRYIGIEQMDYIENITKARLKKVIEGEQGGISKKCDFKGGGSFVYAELKEVNLEVKRQILNAKNTNECLKIFNTLNARILKRADYEIDHIHSEEFQHLALKEQQEICCKLLDSNEDYLNLGDINEDAWGIDEITKKYNGIFYQNKP
- a CDS encoding DEAD/DEAH box helicase family protein produces the protein MLCKIDSLKVTPPQSAIKDHAPNNEEIELPTYITSHLKKELRDYQKQAIHNYLERKQSNPTQKHFMFEMATGSGKTLVMAGLILECYKKGYQNFIFFVNSASILEKTKLNFIDSVSSKYLFSENININDKSVEIKSINHLNESNDSAISIYFSTIQGLFSLFTKAKENAITIEDLKDQKLVFLADEVHHLNTETKKKLNDTESSEKRNWESVVKLALEQNKDNLLLEFSATIPKEKSVEEKYKNLKMITYTLKEFSKDKFCKNIYSLSYESKTLETRFLGACVSSLYKELLAQHHNIENFKPCILFKSERISESEDNQKRFNAFLKNLSHLDLEDFFKYSHNAFFKNAKNFFDAKNHTANLAAFLQTKFKESTQINTNNEKELEKSMLLLNSLEDRDNPKRVIFSVDKLNEGWDVLNLFDIVRLKNKANQKDTTKDAQLIGRGARYYPFSYNDFKPSRIEFYQRKFDLSDPLSALERLDYHAIYDSEFIAKLKKELQTSGLGFANEKQTIPLKPTKHFKCYYASNKKIKIKNLFKDYTGPVKVKLESLHIPLFAFGVREKKVDFKEDKGDKTYHKTHKLDKIPINYFLKALNLKNLDFKTLKKAFKKHAFNNKVEFIERYISQLKTNFHKNQKFDDNKILLELAVYIIENLKDTLLKEQDKPFVSELELKEFETHNKSLSANEFEKNPYEWLLFKDMRKLDSETERDFLIFINDHREILDKKFKEWCILRNDHFTELKVFCNIEGPYYGQGFEPDFILFAQTHEDEFLGFTCYMEVKGEHLEHSNAWKEEFLEMLEKATLKSHNKKLHLKGLPFFTLHNGVVKDGFVTAFNQTFKDSPC